The stretch of DNA ATATGGGATAAGCTCAAACGCACCAGCAGACCCTTTTACAAGGTTAGCATTTTCACTGGGGGCGTTATCTTTAGTTGTTATCACAGCATCAGCTCCAAACGCTAAAGAAGACCTAATCACAGCCCCTACGTTTTGCGGATCAGTCACTTGATCTAAAACCAGCAATATACTCTTCTTATCAATTTTTTTTAGTATCTGTTCTATAAATACCAACTCTAGTTTTTTGACCTTGACTGCAATCCCCTGGTGAACTGATTCCTCGATTGCTATATATTTACTCATCTCAGAGCTACTTTCCAAGATACTCACTTCTATACGACGCTCCTTTATAATCTGGGCATATTTTTGGATGCTCGCCATTGTATTTTTTGTGCCAAAAATCTGAAGTATCTGCCTTTTAGGGTTATTCATTGCAGCTTCAACTGGATGTTTGCCATATAACCAGTAGGTATTAGCACTATCTTTCAATTTATGTGTCATATCTTAATCTCTTGAAACTCCTTTTTTTGGATGATTGCGCCTTTTGCAAGTCTGTCTGCCATTTCGTTATACTTGTTTCCATTATGCGCCTTAACCCAATGCCATTTAACATTAAGAGCAGAGTTTAACTTGTCGAGCTCCTCCCACAGCTCTACATTTTTGATTTTGCCATTTTTCCAATTGTTTAGCTTCCAAGATTTGATCCAAACCGTTATTCCTTGTTGTAAATATGTGCTGTCGGTGAATATATCAACATCAGTTTCTTTGACTCGTTCCAACGCCTTAATAGCCGCAGTTAGCTCCATTTTGTTATTGGTGGTATCTTTATCATAACCACAAATTTTTTGAACCACTTGGTTATTTTTTATAAAAATTGCAGCCCAACCTCCAGGACCTGGGTTACCAAAACATGAACCGTCGCAATATATTTGCATAAAAAATATGTAACTTTTTTCGGTTCCATGATACACTGCCGCGAGTTAATGTAAATAAATATATTGTACTGCCTTATACATGGTTATTTTTCGAACAAAATTAAGTATTTTTACAATCATTTTTTTAACGCTTGTCACGTTGTTTCACACCATTGGACATAGCGATGAAAGGTATAAGGCACTCAAAGATTTTGAGGAAGTTCTGAAGATTATACGCGAGCAATACGTGGATGAAGTTGAGGATAAAAAATTAATAGAAAGTGCAATAAATGGAGTGCTTAATTCTTTAGATCCGTATTCTACTTTTTTAAGCGAAGAAGAGTACGAGAACATAAAATCAAGCACCAAAGGTGAGTTTGGCGGCATCGGAGCAACGTTAAATATGGATCAAGGATTTGTCAAAATAATCTCTTCCTATAAAGCATGGCCAGCTTATAAGGCTGGTGTGAAACCCGGAGATATTATAGTGATGATTAACGATGAACAGATAAGCGGAATCAGTCTTGACCA from Candidatus Bandiella woodruffii encodes:
- the rlmB gene encoding 23S rRNA (guanosine(2251)-2'-O)-methyltransferase RlmB codes for the protein MTHKLKDSANTYWLYGKHPVEAAMNNPKRQILQIFGTKNTMASIQKYAQIIKERRIEVSILESSSEMSKYIAIEESVHQGIAVKVKKLELVFIEQILKKIDKKSILLVLDQVTDPQNVGAVIRSSLAFGADAVITTKDNAPSENANLVKGSAGAFELIPYVQVTNLARTLNDLKKHGYWIVAITQNGSVPINKLNDFDRVVLLLGAEGKGIRDVNLKQSDVQARINISDRLQSLNVSNAAAIGLYQIYSK
- the rnhA gene encoding ribonuclease HI, encoding MQIYCDGSCFGNPGPGGWAAIFIKNNQVVQKICGYDKDTTNNKMELTAAIKALERVKETDVDIFTDSTYLQQGITVWIKSWKLNNWKNGKIKNVELWEELDKLNSALNVKWHWVKAHNGNKYNEMADRLAKGAIIQKKEFQEIKI